Genomic segment of Panicum virgatum strain AP13 chromosome 9N, P.virgatum_v5, whole genome shotgun sequence:
CTGCTGGGCCCCTGGTTGGAAAGTGCAAAAAGTCTTGCTGTCACTGACAATGAACGCAAGCAGGTACGTTCAATGTTGTTCATCTAATATCTGGTCTTTTTCTTCCTGTTATCGAGGACTGAACTGAAACTTCTTCTATCAGTACGAGTGGAATGCCAGAACACAGGTGACGATGTGGTACGACAACACCGAGACCGAGCAGAGTAAATTGCATGACTACGGTAATGCCAAGTACAATAGCTTGTAAGTTGATACCTACTAGTTGTCTGGCACAGCTCTGCATTACTAATCCTGGTCTTCCTTGTTCATCCCAATGCAAATTACCAGCCAATAAGTTTTGGAGCGGCCTGCTAAAGAGCTATTACCTTCCACGGGCATCAAAGTACTTCGTGTACCTAACAAGGAGCCTGCAAGAGAACCGGAGCTTCCAGCTGGAGGAATGGAGGAAGGACTGGATCTCTTATTCCAACCAGTGGCAGTCCGGGAAGGAGCTGTACGCCGTGAAGGCCACGGGTGACACCCTGGCAATCTCGAGGTCGCTGTACAGAAAATACTTCAGCTAGTCGCAGGCCGCAGCTTTGGTTTGGTGTCTCTGTCTGGTGTGAGAAATTTACCTGTATTCTATGTGATCCAGTTGGTTCATTTCACCGTTTGGTTCAGGCGTAGTGGTTGTTCCAATTTCCAAACAAGGTGCAGATTGCAATGCATGATGCGAAAGGCAGATGTGTATATATAgatgtgcgtgcgtgcgtgacgCTTTACTGTATGGCCATATGTTAGATCGCATGAACGTTCCGGCCAAACGGGCCCAGTGCGAAATATTAAGGTCGAGTGTCGTGGCTGTCTAAGAATGGTCGTGGCTCGTGGGCAACTCGCGTTTGGCGACTGGCGTCGGTGAGTTGACACCGTGACCGCCAGGCGTGAGTCCGTTCCGCCTCCACGAGGCGCGAGTGTCGACAGGCGACGAAACAGCATTGGTCTtgccttcagtgtcggtgatcgATTtgaacgccgccgcggccggcgagcggaaGGCCATGCTTCGGGAGGTCAACAATAGGGAATGCGATATGTGACTTCCAGGTGCAATTTGGATCTCGTTTTACTACGAATTGGATTGCAAATTAATAAAATCAATGTCTCCTACATTACTATATATAAGCTATACTTTATATTTTAGAGACTTCAAATTTGAGGGCTCTGTGCGGTCGCACTGGCGGGACACTCGTGTTGATCGTGAAGTTGGTCATGTTTGGTTTGTGCTAGGACTCCTAGCGCTAGAAGGGAATCTTATATGCATGTACTACTAAaggaagtctatttgcaaaaaaatttcatatATGAGTGTAACCATGCGGACAAAGATCCCATTAGATTTGTCATATCTAATTAACAGTTAAAGTTATGCTAAATTTTATcgtagcacaaaccaaacaaaaccGTTGTCTCCCCGATGTATTGGAGCTTCATGTATGATGAGTTTCTCACGGTTCATCAAGTCTCCGAGCGGAGGCCGGGGAGAAGCGGTGGTGGGTACCGTGCCTGTCATGTTGGATCGAAAGGACTCGggcccgtttagtttccaaaaaattttgaacagtATCTGTTACATcaaattttcggacacatacatgaagcattaaatatagttaaaaaataactaattacacagtctaactgattagcacaagCTGAATCtcttaagtctaattagtctataaatgaacattatttgtcaagtaataatgaaatatgctacagtactaaaatctaaactttttcaccaactaaacacaccctcggTCACACACTGAGCCACCGAGTCTCCAACCTACTCGGTTCCCGCGTATCCAACCGCGTACAACAACCGGGCCGAGCAAACAGACCCAAACGGACCCCACCAGGAGTTTAAAAGCCGTCTCCAGCCCAAACACTGCGACGCAAAACCAGCCTGGTCGGCCCCGCACGCCCACAAAACCCCGAGTCCCCGGCTCGTAACGGCCAAGTAAAAACCCCCCTCTCGCTTCCTTCCCTTGCAAGTTCGCCATTGCTCCAGAAAACTAATGACGGGGTCGAATGGTGCTTCCTAGAGAAAATGATGCTAAAATTGGGATTTGCAGTGCAGTGGGTGAAAAGGGTGATGAAGTGTGTTTCGACAGTGAGCTATCGCATTAAAGTCAATGGGGATTACTCCAACAAAATCTATCCACAGAGAGGGTTGCGCTAAGGGGATCCCTTGTCTCCTTATCTTTTCATCTTGTGTGCAGAGGGTCTTTCAGCATTGCTGCAGAAAGCAGAGGAGCAGGGCCGAATTGAGGGGATAAGAGTGTGCAGGGAAGCCCTGAGAATTAACCACCTTTTCTTTGCAGATGATTCACTAATTTTGATGCGAGCCTATAAGGGGGATGCACAAGAGTTAAAGAGGATTTTACAAGTTTATGAGACTGCCTCGGGACAGGTGATCAATAGAGATAAATCTGTTGTCTTGTTCAGTCCAAATACTAGCTCTGATGATAAGGAGGAGGTGAGACAAGCACTCAATATTGTCCTAGAAGCGAAGAATGAGAAATACCTGGGGCTGCCGGTCTCATTTGGGAAATCAAGGAAAAAAGCTTTTGAATACATAAAGAAAAAAGTTTGGTTCCGGATTCAGGGGTGGCAGGAGAAATTGTTGTCCAAGGCAGGAAAGGAAATTTTAGTATAAGCAGTGGCTCAAGCTATTCCAACCTATGCTATGTCCTGTTTCGAGCTGACTATATGGCTTTGTGATGAGCTGAGTTCCATGATTGGTAGATGGTGGTGGAGCCAGAACAACGAGGATAATAAAATTCATTGGCTGGCATGGGACAAGCTGACCCTCCCAAAAAATAAGGGAGGCCTGGGTTTCCGAGATCTCTATTTGTTTAACCAGGCCATGCTAACTAGACAAGCATGGAGACTATTGGTTTCCCCAGATACTTTATGTGGTCAGGTGCTAAAGGCCAAATATTTTCCCAATGGTACTATCTTGCAATGTGAGGCACGTGATGGGATCTCTTACACATGGAGAAGTATCTTGAAAGGAGTGGACTTGATTAAGGAGGGGGTCCTCTGGCGGATAGGGAATGGTGAATCAGTGAATATTTGGACGAATCCATGGATTCCACATGGCAAAACGAGAAGACCGGCTACTTATAGAGGGGCTGCTGTATTGACAAGGGTAGTGGATTTACTGGACCTAGTTTCCGGGTCATGGTATGAGACCTTAGTGAAGGACACCTTTTCAGAGTTTGATGCTGAAGCTATTCTAAAATTGAGAGTTAATCCAGATATGAAGGACAGGCATGCTTGGCATTTTGATAAAAAGGGGTTGTTCTCGGTAAAATCAGCATATAAACTGGCCGTACAGAGAAGAGAAAATGAGATGGGCAGGAATGCAACAAGTTCTGAGTCATTGCCAGTGGGAAACTCGGGGTTTAGGTGGGATAAAATATGGGGGATGGAGGTCCCAAACAAGGTGAAAATGTTTATTTGGCGCTTAGTGCATAATAGTTTGGCGGTGCGGCGAAATTTGCTCCGCAGAGGTATGAAGGTGGACACCCTCTGTCCCATGTGTCAAAGGTTAGATGAGGACCCGGGCATCTTTTTTTCAAATGCAAAGGAGTGAAGGAGTGCTGGAGGAGGCTAAATCTAGAGGAATACCGGATCATTTTAGCTGTTTGTCACTCTGGAAAGGATATGATGCAGACAATCTGGTCTCTCCCATCACAGATTCAATTGTAAATTATTGTCCTCTTGTGGAGATGGTGGTCAACAAGGAATAAGACAAATGCGGGGGATAAAAGACCCACAGGTCCTGAGGTATGCTCGATGGTGACTCTTTATGTCTGTGAGTTTGAGAAAGGTCGCAAGTCAGACAATATATTTCAGCAAATCAAACAACAAAGATGAGAGCCGCCTCCTGAAGATGTGTATAAGATCAACACTGATGGGGCTTTTAGAGCAGTTACAAATCAAGGAGGTTGGGGTTTTGTTATGAGATACAGAGTGAGTGATTTTCTAGAAGGTGGTTGTGGTAATCTGCGCAGGGTGGCCTCCTTTTTTCAAGCTGAAGCTCTTACTGTCTTACATAGTGTGGTGAGAGTTTCGCAGCTGGGAATATCAAGAATCATCATTGAGACTGATGCATCTGACTTGGTCAGGGGTCTGACTTCTACTGATCTTGATCAAAATGTGGATGGCAGCCTACTCAAGCAAATCAGGGATTTCATTGATTCATCTTTTGATCAGTGTGTCATTCGGCATTGTCCGAGAAATTACAACAAAGTGGCAAATTGCCTTGCAATGTATGGGGCGAGTGAGGTTAGCTCTGGTTCAGCTGTGTTCATGAGCCAATTCCCCTATTTTGTTGCCAACTTGGTCCTGGGTGATCAGGTTGGATTTGTTGTTTATTGGAAACTAGCTTTCCGAgtctaaaaaaaaaagttcgcCATTGCTTGCtcatctccaaaaaaaaaaaagtttgccaTTGCTCTCCACGCCGCAGTCGTTTCGCCACCCCGACGACCAccgtccgccgcggccgcatTGGAGGGGTGGAATAGACACCCGATGGAGTGCATCAAGTCGGTCCAgcgcgcggcgctggcggcgctcCCGGCGGACGGCGCGCCATACCTGGCGGTGGGCACGGTGGCGGGCGCCGTGGACGCGGACTTCTCTTCCGCCTGGATTTCCGCTCCGACGCCGCCGACCTCCCGCTCCTCGCCTCCGCGCCCGCCCCCGACCGCTTCTACCGCCTCTGCTGGTCCAGGCCGCTCGCGCCTGAGGggacggcctcggcctcggcctcggcctcctcgccgggGGGCTCGGGGACGGCACCGTCGCGCTCTGGAACCCGCGTGCCATGATCAGgcaactgccgccgccgctcaccggaAATCCCAGTGAGTTCCTGCTCTGTTACGTACGGCGGCTGTGCCTGATATGTTGGTTTGTATCTGTATGGTGGTGTCTGCAGCTCGTCGGAGGGGGAAGGAGCAGACAACGCGATGGTTGCTTGCCTTGAGAAGCACAAGGGGCCGGTGAGCGCTGCGGCCCTGCCCATTTACTGATTCGCATGGTAGGATCGAGGTTCTGGATGTGGTTTAACGATTTTATGTTGGGGTTTTGTAGGTGCGCGGGCTGGACTTCAGCGAGTTCAGGCCGCACATGCTCGCCACTGGTGCTGATGACGGGGAGGTGATCGTCTGGGATCTGAAGAACCCTGCTATGCCTGCCGGGTGTTGCCAGCTCAAGGTGCACAAAGCATTCGCACCCACACCGCCACACGGCCACACCTCACCGTACTATCTATCACTCATTGCTATGATACTTTTAGGATCAACTGTACATCCGAATGATGCTTGCTATTCTGCCTTTGAGGAATCACACATTCACCCTCTATAGTCAACATGTTCAGTTTTTTGGATCACTGTAAGATGAAGTTTACATGGCTTTGTGAGCTAATTTTGAACTACAATAGTTGGCCTTTTCTTTACCTTAACCCAGAAGTTTTTTAGTTAGAATGTGAACAAGCATAGATGTTGAACGAACTTCTGTCTGTTTGTATACGTTTTTCTGATTTGTGTTTGCTTTTCTCTTTTACTTGTTATCACCAACTTATTAAGTTTGATGATTGCCACTATTTATGTAGAACACTGGCTGGATGGCGCAAAGTGAAATATCTTACATATCCTGGAATCCACAACATTCTCACATTTGAGCATCCACTTCTTATAATGGGATCACAGGTAAAGGATGCTTCTATCTTGTTTGATTGTATCAATTTTTCATTATTTACTCTAAATTGTTTTGCTTGTTATGAACTTATCAATTATCAGCTGTGTGGGACGTGGATAATAAGAGGCCAGTGATTAAGTAAGTTTCTCTGTTGTTTGAATTTTCTATTTGGTACGGTCGACAATGCAACATTTTTCTGTTTTACTAACTTTATAATCCATTCTCTGTTTATTTTAAACAGCTTGTCTGATTCTCATCGAAGGAGATGTTCTATTTTCCAATGGAATCCGGACATGCCAAGCCAACTAATTGTTGCAGCTGAGGAAGGAAATTCTCCTATGAGCGTAAGTACTTAGcatttgcttcttcttctttttatccATTAACTGTTTAGTTCATTCATCCATCATCTTAAGCTTTTGTTCTAATTTATAATTAGAATGAGCTAACATTACTTTTCTTCAGATTGATATTGTTTTTACCAAATGTATCCTAATTTTCTTTCTATATCTTTTGCCAGCTTTGGGATCTGAGGAGAGCTATCTCACCAATAAGAGAGTTTGCAGGACATACAGAAGGTTTGCTATTAATTGCGCTTAACCTTGTTTGCTCTACAGTTTAAGGATTTACATAGTAATAAAGAGGACTTAATAATATTATGGTTTTTCCATTCATAAGGTGTGATTGGTATGTCCTGGTGCCCCTATGATAGTTCTTTCTTGATTTCTTGTTCAAAAGATAACAGAACAATTTGCTGGGATACTGTTACTGGAGAGGTATGTTATCTCTCAAAGTATCTGAATTCGGTAATGATTTGTTTTTCATGATAATTATTCTTTTCCATTGATATGCATTCCAGATTGTCACGGAGATACCTACGAATTCCAATGGAACCTTTGACCTTCATTGGTACAGGAAAATTCCAGGAGTTGTAGCTGCATCTTCATATGATGGGAAACTTGGCATATATAACTTAGGGGTAAGACCCTGgctaaaacaaaagaaaaatcttTAATAATGTTAGTTGTTTATACTCTGTTGTGAAGTATATGTGTATTGCAGCCTGCTCTTTATCCTCATAGAAAAGGTCTATAGTGTCTTAAgctgttgtctctgtgcagaaTCAGAACATTCCTAGATGGACCATATTGTTGATCTTGATTTTCTTAGGCCGTTATTTATTCTTTATCTGTGTGACTGTGCCTCATGCATGTTTTTGCAGTTTCGCGGGAGGTATGCCGGAGGCAGAGATGCTGGAAGTGGGTTAGGTAAATAACTAAATATCCATATGCCTCCTACATCAACAAAACGTAGAAACAATACATAAATGGTTGAAATATTGATCATATATTACTGGATAAATTACACCTTATGGCTTGTTTGTATAGGGATTAGACTAAATGTTGCCTTGGATTGACAGAGAAATTAGTTCGTCTTTCCAACCGATATCCACATCAAAACAAACCCTCGAGCATGTTGGATGAGGAAAATTGCTTTGGGATTGTTTATTGTATTTCGTATTTTGGACAACTAAAACCATTAAGTTGGTAGAAGCTGACATTTTTGCATTCCTCATTATAGTCCAAAAGAAAGTGGTGCTGTAGAGATCATAGCCTAATTTGGCCACTTCTACCGCTAATAATCAGATTTGAATCCCATCTTAATTACTTCTTGTAACTTCGAGTAATTATTCCATGCTTGTTTGGTTGCTATGTCTGTTGAACATGAAATTAGTTGCTTATGGTACTTTGGTATTCAGAAAACTGATGTCATCAACATATCCATAAAATTCTAGCCAACATGTATTAATAGACTATAGTTTGTCAAAGAACTCCACTGCTATCTCTGTTTGTATGATGCCTTAGAAAGACTTTAAAGTCTTCTAGACCATCGATTTAAGAAAAAACTATATTGAATGatcatatttaatattataTCAATTGGATTTGTcatgaaaaaatattttcataagtAGTAGCTTTAGAACTGTATTATTTTCATTTAAAAAATAGTGGCCAAAGTTTCACAGTGGAGATGCGCCAACAGACAAAATGTCATGCATTTATGGATATAAAGGAAATACCACCTTTGTATGTGCATTTATGcccaaaatgtcaatttttgCTTACTGGAAGAGCAAATGACAGTATTTGGACTCAAATCCTATTATCTAAACTGATCAGCAGGAGGTAGCTGTTCGTTCTTTTCTGTGTATATTCTCCTACATGCTTGCTTTTTCCAAATTATGTTGTGATTCCCATGAATGTACCTTACCATATACTAAACCCATATTCGCATACTCCCTCGAGTCACAAAAGAATGCCATTTTGGATATTGACACCATTCTCGGAATGCAGCTCTAATCACCAATTTCTATTTTGTATATTTATAATAATTTCATACAGCTACCTTAAGTGAATTTACTTCCAGATGAAATTTGACATATTATGTGTCTGACTGTCACGCCCGATTTGGAAGGAATAAATCGAGCCATAaatcatatgtgcgccaggatcaaaattaca
This window contains:
- the LOC120687859 gene encoding protein transport protein SEC31 homolog B-like isoform X4 produces the protein MPSQLIVAAEEGNSPMSLWDLRRAISPIREFAGHTEGVIGMSWCPYDSSFLISCSKDNRTICWDTVTGEIVTEIPTNSNGTFDLHWYRKIPGVVAASSYDGKLGIYNLGFRGRYAGGRDAGSGLDGAQC
- the LOC120687859 gene encoding protein transport protein SEC31 homolog B-like isoform X3, which produces MPSQLIVAAEEGNSPMSLWDLRRAISPIREFAGHTEGVIGMSWCPYDSSFLISCSKDNRTICWDTVTGEIVTEIPTNSNGTFDLHWYRKIPGVVAASSYDGKLGIYNLGFRGRYAGGRDAGSGLVSGRSRLRTSTCILYIAPVTSKSASTAEKWFRGSLWMNITMKIMPRMLGIRINAMVKYDTGSFFLLP